Proteins from a genomic interval of Phycisphaerae bacterium:
- a CDS encoding ATP-binding protein: protein MTPRVTERERSAILSSLGAGVVPSIGLHHIQVGRKDEVEAMLEDLRRIAEGGAGIRFIVGRYGAGKSFFLNLIETVALERKFVVARADITTQRRLHGTGGQARSLYSELMRNLATRSRPEGGALSNLVEKWIADRAHEVKAGGGTDEQVAQRVHELCKPLQEMVSGYDFSTVLECYYRGFVEHNEQLQQAAIRWLRAEYTTKTEARQDLGVRTIIDDDSFYDYLKLMAAFVHIAGYSGLIVGIDEVVVLSHRLNNKIARNNNYEAVLRILNDTLQGSVQNLGFLFGATDDCVFDQRRGMYSYEALRTRLANNRFATDALVDLNGVLLKLGNLTPEDCFVLLHNVRRVHAKGNDGKAALPDDGIVKYLEDCNRRMGAAYFQTPRETVKDFVGLLSILEQNPEAKWEDVVGKITTSSVQTQDSAVLEAVEDNEEAPPAAVAKTDDDLVNFKL from the coding sequence ATGACTCCACGCGTGACGGAAAGAGAGCGTTCGGCCATTCTGAGTTCCTTGGGGGCGGGCGTCGTGCCGAGCATTGGCCTGCACCACATTCAGGTCGGCCGCAAAGACGAGGTCGAGGCCATGCTGGAGGATCTTCGCCGCATCGCGGAGGGCGGGGCCGGGATACGTTTTATCGTGGGAAGATACGGCGCGGGCAAGAGCTTTTTTCTCAATTTGATCGAGACCGTGGCCTTGGAGCGCAAATTCGTCGTCGCCCGCGCGGATATTACGACGCAGCGTCGTTTGCATGGAACAGGGGGGCAAGCGCGCAGCCTCTACAGCGAACTTATGCGAAACCTGGCAACACGAAGCCGACCGGAAGGCGGCGCTCTTTCGAACCTTGTTGAAAAATGGATCGCCGACCGGGCACACGAAGTCAAAGCAGGGGGCGGAACCGATGAGCAGGTCGCCCAGCGCGTCCATGAGCTGTGCAAGCCTCTCCAAGAGATGGTCAGCGGATACGATTTTTCAACGGTGCTTGAATGCTACTATCGAGGTTTTGTGGAGCACAACGAACAGCTCCAGCAGGCAGCGATTCGCTGGCTTCGCGCCGAGTACACGACGAAGACGGAAGCCCGACAGGATCTCGGCGTCCGAACGATCATCGACGATGACTCCTTTTATGATTATTTGAAACTCATGGCGGCGTTCGTGCACATCGCCGGCTATTCGGGGCTTATCGTCGGAATCGACGAGGTGGTCGTCCTCTCCCATCGCCTCAATAACAAGATCGCCCGCAACAATAACTACGAGGCCGTCTTGCGCATCCTCAACGATACGCTGCAGGGGTCGGTGCAGAATCTCGGCTTCTTATTCGGAGCAACAGACGATTGCGTCTTTGACCAGCGCCGGGGAATGTATAGCTACGAAGCGCTAAGGACTCGACTCGCAAATAATCGATTCGCAACGGACGCTCTAGTAGACCTCAATGGCGTTTTGCTCAAGCTCGGCAACTTAACTCCCGAAGATTGTTTTGTACTCCTTCACAACGTTCGTCGCGTTCACGCCAAGGGAAATGACGGGAAGGCGGCTCTTCCAGATGACGGAATCGTCAAATACCTGGAGGACTGCAATCGCCGAATGGGCGCGGCCTATTTTCAGACTCCGCGGGAAACCGTGAAGGATTTCGTAGGCCTGTTGAGTATTCTGGAGCAAAATCCGGAGGCCAAATGGGAGGACGTGGTAGGCAAGATCACGACTTCGTCCGTACAGACACAGGATTCCGCCGTATTGGAGGCGGTAGAAGATAATGAAGAGGCGCCGCCCGCTGCGGTTGCAAAAACTGATGACGATCTCGTGAACTTCAAGCTTTAA
- a CDS encoding DEAD/DEAH box helicase translates to MAPSPNLPADTSSTAISSAAAFELLSPGVKQQLWQMGWTELRSIQAQAIHHILESSGHCIIAAETAGGKTEAAFLPILSNIGDEPPGSVRAMYVGPLRALINDQFRRVEDLCNHLEMPVFRWHGDVEASSKKKLLRAPAGILLITPESLESLFVNRSGELGNLFAGLRFVVIDELHVFLGSERGLHLASLLARLRTSATAGRPDFRVVGLSATIGDMEVARRFIDPDAPERVAIIESDREEKEFRYRLHAYLSQAADDQETEKEADDDAFDHAEYETMRLVANDLVEHCRGSSNLVFTNAKGDLEIYADLCRSLSESQGSPTEFLVHHGSLSKEIREDTELEMKSGRPRTALCSSTMELGIDIGSVKMVGQIGPPWSVASFKQRIGRSGRKDNDARVARVYIVNRDLGANAELLDRLHLELVQAIAISELLFEGWIEPTVAPKLDFSTLTHQIISVIAETGGLAAAKVFDRLCKVGPFRAVEPAHFAQVLRCLGEKDIVEQTAEGDLILGLLGERLRAERDFYASFATPEEFSVLYGERPIGTLPLRIVPDVGEHIILAGRRWKIAHVDLEKGEIHVAPAKGRKRPLFLGGPGEIHDRVRQTMRTILADTKSYPYLNPTGTQFLTVARAAALSAGVLHTPLIAPSDHECLWFTWMGTRVQTTLTAMLRLQGLTCVERGVAIDIRHPRQDVVVAVESLIKSCPAPAAIAGQVQPKQRRKYDHWFDEGLLNSSLAQDVLDVSGALTVCENSK, encoded by the coding sequence ATGGCCCCTTCTCCCAATTTGCCTGCCGACACTTCTTCGACGGCGATCAGTTCTGCCGCCGCTTTTGAGTTGTTGAGTCCGGGCGTCAAGCAGCAGCTCTGGCAGATGGGATGGACCGAACTTCGCTCCATCCAAGCGCAGGCTATTCACCACATCCTGGAATCCAGCGGTCACTGCATCATCGCAGCCGAAACGGCCGGCGGGAAGACGGAGGCGGCGTTCTTGCCGATTCTATCGAACATCGGCGACGAGCCGCCAGGTTCGGTTCGGGCCATGTACGTCGGGCCTCTGCGAGCCCTGATCAACGACCAATTCCGACGGGTCGAGGACCTCTGCAATCATCTGGAGATGCCAGTGTTTCGTTGGCACGGCGACGTGGAGGCCTCCAGCAAGAAAAAACTGCTTCGCGCGCCGGCCGGTATCCTTCTCATCACCCCAGAGTCCCTAGAATCGTTGTTCGTCAATCGATCCGGCGAATTGGGAAACCTGTTCGCCGGGCTCCGTTTCGTGGTTATCGATGAGTTGCATGTCTTCCTGGGATCCGAGCGGGGCCTGCATCTCGCCAGCCTTCTTGCGCGGCTGCGTACCTCGGCAACGGCCGGCAGGCCGGACTTTCGAGTCGTCGGTCTCTCCGCCACGATCGGGGACATGGAGGTGGCGCGACGGTTTATTGACCCCGACGCGCCGGAACGTGTGGCGATTATTGAAAGTGACCGGGAAGAGAAGGAATTCCGTTACCGGCTGCATGCCTATCTCAGTCAGGCGGCGGACGATCAGGAAACCGAGAAAGAGGCCGACGACGACGCTTTCGATCATGCCGAATATGAAACGATGCGGTTGGTCGCCAACGACCTCGTCGAGCACTGTCGTGGGTCGAGCAATCTCGTGTTCACCAACGCCAAGGGCGACCTCGAAATCTACGCCGACCTTTGCCGGAGTTTGTCTGAGTCGCAGGGCAGCCCGACGGAGTTCCTGGTTCACCACGGATCCCTCTCCAAGGAAATCCGCGAAGACACCGAATTGGAGATGAAGAGCGGGCGACCGAGGACCGCACTGTGTTCCAGCACAATGGAACTCGGGATCGACATTGGCAGCGTCAAGATGGTCGGCCAGATTGGTCCACCTTGGTCCGTCGCCTCCTTCAAGCAGCGCATCGGCAGGAGCGGCCGCAAGGACAACGACGCACGGGTCGCAAGGGTTTACATCGTAAACCGGGATTTGGGGGCCAATGCGGAGTTGCTCGACCGCCTGCACCTTGAACTGGTCCAGGCGATTGCCATCAGTGAACTTCTCTTTGAGGGATGGATCGAGCCGACGGTCGCTCCAAAGCTCGACTTTAGCACACTGACCCATCAAATCATCAGCGTTATCGCCGAGACGGGCGGGCTGGCAGCGGCGAAAGTCTTCGACCGACTGTGTAAGGTCGGACCCTTTCGAGCCGTCGAACCGGCCCACTTCGCGCAGGTGCTGCGCTGTTTGGGGGAAAAAGACATCGTCGAACAGACCGCCGAAGGCGATCTCATCCTCGGGCTCCTGGGCGAGCGATTGCGGGCGGAGAGAGATTTCTACGCGTCGTTCGCGACGCCGGAGGAGTTCTCGGTGCTGTACGGCGAGCGACCGATCGGCACCTTGCCGCTACGCATCGTACCCGATGTGGGTGAACACATTATATTGGCGGGAAGGCGATGGAAAATCGCCCACGTCGATTTGGAAAAAGGGGAGATCCATGTGGCCCCGGCCAAGGGTAGAAAGCGGCCACTCTTTTTGGGCGGTCCGGGAGAAATCCACGATCGCGTGCGGCAGACGATGAGGACGATCCTTGCGGACACCAAGTCCTACCCCTACTTGAACCCAACGGGCACTCAGTTCCTGACGGTCGCTCGCGCCGCCGCCTTGAGCGCCGGCGTGCTGCACACACCTCTCATCGCACCGTCGGACCACGAATGCCTTTGGTTCACTTGGATGGGGACGCGCGTCCAGACGACTCTAACCGCTATGCTACGCTTGCAGGGCCTTACGTGCGTGGAACGAGGCGTGGCCATCGACATTCGGCACCCAAGACAGGACGTGGTTGTCGCCGTCGAATCCCTCATCAA